The genomic stretch gtatttcattttttgaaagttatatcaatttaataatgtaggtctcactatccactatcACTACTTTATCTACCATtcctctatctctcttactttactatacCATTCTCAtcatctctattactttactgATTTTCTCTTAATTCCCGTGTCATATCCAatgcctatatttttatgggacagagggaatataTCGTATTACAACTTTacactttgtttggtatttcccacgacATGTCTatctattactactatatttgactaacttacgaggttttttttatcatacttgacaTAATTAAATCAACGTGGTTTTTAATGTGACTTTTTATCCTAtatgttatgaacttaaaaaatagtttaaaatatcataaaacatATCACGGTTACCTacataaaataagattttgataaaaatatcttatttgagtgagtttcagaaataccaaataaaatgcAAAGTTTATGATATTGTAGATCAATTTCAAAGTAATGAGAAATACTCAATTTTAtgcaaaatttatgattttagagagcaatatcctaattttattaaaaaataaatcagtTTTGCTTATTTACCTCTATTTCCTCTCCTCTTCATCTCGCCTGTCTGTCGCGGGCTCTCCTCCGGCCATCTTTAGTAACGCCAGCCACCGCTCACCTCTTCAGGTAAATCTTTATTTGTGACATCCACCGTTCACCGCCGTTCTCGTCTTCtttttaatgatttaattaCTAAGTTTTTGTTGCTTGAACTTAAATTTTTATTAGGCATTTGTTGAAATGCTAAGTTATGCCTTATTCTCACGGTGGGAGAAATTTCGGAAAAAAggattaaattcgctgacctttcgaaatTTGACATTCAATTCGCTGCCCTTTCAGAATATGGGATCGGGGTATGCGGATTTTTTAGAATAAGagatttttgtatttttctcttttttctataCTTTTCTCTTATTATATCTCTTATAACATTTATGAATTGGCCAAATTACCCACCTAAAAATTGAATCTCAGATTCTGAAACTTAACTTTCCTACCGATCATGTTTCTGTACTCCGTAATTCTGAAGAAGAGCCAACAATCTAAAACTAAAAGAGTTCCGTTCCCCTTCCCCCCTAGTTTTTGCTACCGTTTTCCTATGGAATCTATGTCTGCATTCagttttaattactttttgtctatatttttttcttttttcatttgagcagattttcatatttttctatGACAAGATCCCAAATACATGTTCTACTGCATACTCTAAATGTTTTTAAATGCTAGCAATAGTTGGTTCTTTTAATTCTTGAAATTATTGGCTGATTTCTTCTTTATGTGACAGGGAGAGAAAGAAGGACATTTTCCTTCCCTTAATTCGATTATGTTTctgttttcaatttttctttatCTGTTTGTTTGAAAAAATGGGtattctttttttagttttaaagAATTCTTGTATCAATTGTATGGAAAACTTTCAAACGAGCAGAGAAGAGTTTTAGCATTtggaatttaaattttatttggatAATTTGGTCAATTCATAAATGTTATAAGAGATATAATAAGAGAGAAGCatagaaaaaagagaaatataCAAAAATCCCTTATTCAAAAAAATTCGCATGTCCCGATCCCATATtccgaaaggtcagcgaattgaaTGTCAAATTTCGAAAGATCAGCGAATTTAACCCTTTTTCTGAAATTTCTCGTTGGGATATAACACTTTGATTTTTGGTTTAGATTTTCTGTTTCTGGGTTAGATGTTTTGATTAAATTAGACAAACACCGTGGACCGTCTTCCCTTTTGTTTTACTTCGTCAAAATCGTGTAAAGTTAAAATTTGCCTTCAAATTTTGTTAACTAAAACCAGATTTCATGCGCCTGCTATAGCTGGAAATTGGGAACGCCAATCTATTATCTACATCTGTTGACACAAGTATTACTCCATGTATTAGCTGCTTGTTTAGTTTGTTTGGCATGATATGACAAGTTAAGAGATTGTTGCATTTTATAACTATCGTTTCTTAAACTGGAATCACtggatatatataaatattagcaGAACAGTAAAATCTTGTTTAATACTTGCTACTTTAATTCTACATGTTTATGAACCGAGAAATTTTCACATattgttgatgaaattttgCTTTGTACATAACCTTTTAATACTTATGTGATTTACATAACTTTTTTATAGTATGAGATTTACATTACTTGATGTAAGATGGAAACCTTCTGGGCGAGGGCAGATTCTTAGAAGCATACAATTACTCATCGCAAAACTTGATGTGAGGTGTTGAGTATTTTGTTGTATGTGGTGATGTGGTTatgattgtattttttttctattatttttgtattagaGAGTGATTATTGAAATGTGAACGATATTTACTTAGTTGTGTTGGAGTTTTATTGATTTGGATGCTATTTTAAAACTGGATATATATGAACTAAGAACTTTTATCGGCATTCTATCTTTGTAAAGCCTTTTATCTTTCCATTTATCTTTGTCTTGGAGTTGCTATAACTTATCTTAGCATAATCCAGACGATATTTATGGTACGGTATGCAATTTTCAATATACAACTATACCTTCCCACCCCTACTCAAATACTCCATTTCGTATCTAAGTGTAGATTCTTGTTATTTCCCTTTCTCTTCAGCGCGGGCAGTAAAGCCTCTTCTTCTTCTGGGCACTCAACCTTCATCTATTTCTACAATGCAACAGGTGAGTAAGAATTGCACACACTAACATACATGTATGCTGCAtcaatttttttactataaGAAGTAATTttgctttatatttttttttcatttataatttgtatattaaaTCCGTCCTTTTTCTTATGAGCAAGGCGGGATCATCGGCGTCGGAGACTGAGGTGACGTGGGAAGATCAACAGAATATCAATAAGTTTGGGAGATTGAACAACCGCCTTCATGAAGTAGAAGATGAAATCAAGATCGCTAAGGTATTTGACTGTTCAGGTCTTTTGCACTCAGTTTTTTTTGCATTAGGAATTTAAATTAGTTTGATCGCTTTTCTTTAACTATGAGTTATATTCAGTAATTTATAATGAGTGCTGGGGAGTTCGAGGGTTTTCTAGTGAGATAATCAGTTTATTACTAGAATTTCTGATAAAAGAACCATGTATCCATAGTAAGCGGGTATGTAACATATTTGTTCTCAGCGTGTGGGGAAACACATGAGCATCCTTTTGCAAGCTACTTGTATTAAGAATCCTTTGCTAAATTTAAAGAATGGTGGCAAAATGGCTTCCGAATTTTTGTTTAGTACTCTAGGAGAACATTACATTTCTCTTGTCTTCATTGCAACAAATATGAATTTATGTGCTGTTTGCTTCCACTATTTGCTTAGAAATGGCATGCGGGAGGAGAGCTAAAAGAAAGGGAATTTGGATTCTATTTTATTGGAGCATCATTGTTAAAATATAGCATTGATGGATTTGGGCCATGTGATGTAGTTTGATTATCATATTGAGGTTAAAACTGAGCTTATGTTAGGCCATGGATTTGTGCTAGCTGGTTAAATGATTAGCCATGGGATATTAGTAGCCAAAAGCTCCGTGCACACTCCTGATTAATAATATCTAGAGAATAATTGATTCGTAGATGTTATGGTTTTACCATGTACTTGATTTGTCCCTGTGTTGTACTCCCAACTTTTGGCCATTGGAAGAGGAATTGATCTGAGCTCTAAAAGTAATCACCTATCTCTCTTCCTACTTACCTTAAAAAGTCTCTCTGGTTTTAACTGTGATACTCAGGCACTGCATTATAGGTAACCTAATCAGTGAAAGTTTATCTGACTACCTTAAGCAGAACATGCTCTCAGACATTCATCATTTCATCGTTATGAGCTTAAGACCAGCCTCAATCCATTCAGTGCCAACAAACCAAGTGCAGTTCAATGGTCACTCTGTTAGACTATTTATCTGGTTTTCTTTTCACGGtttcttctttcattttttgtaGCATC from Salvia splendens isolate huo1 chromosome 4, SspV2, whole genome shotgun sequence encodes the following:
- the LOC121800275 gene encoding uncharacterized protein LOC121800275 isoform X3, whose protein sequence is MQFSIYNYTFPPLLKYSISYLSVDSCYFPFSSARAVKPLLLLGTQPSSISTMQQAGSSASETEVTWEDQQNINKFGRLNNRLHEVEDEIKIAKLMGRKQTKASRMQAMS
- the LOC121800275 gene encoding probable prefoldin subunit 4 isoform X1, yielding MQFSIYNYTFPPLLKYSISYLSVDSCYFPFSSARAVKPLLLLGTQPSSISTMQQAGSSASETEVTWEDQQNINKFGRLNNRLHEVEDEIKIAKETNESLEDAGNELILTDEEIVRFQIGEVFAHVPKEEVESRIEEMTEKTSNNLVKLEEEKESIIAQMAVLKKILYGKFKDYINLEED